The following proteins are encoded in a genomic region of Blastopirellula marina:
- a CDS encoding MarR family winged helix-turn-helix transcriptional regulator → MIELPTLGGISGNNKDVPHALTSSQEGSNVLPESILQKQLKKEQPFESLELETFLNLLRTHNMVAAAPGRLMKRHGLSSAQYNILKILDSHHGEGLPCLEIVQQMVTRVPDITRLVDRLAEAQLVERNRSESDRRVVMISITQKGHELVETIREPLIEIHRQNLAHMTEEELSQLNQLLVKARARAEATPLSDGPE, encoded by the coding sequence TTGATTGAGTTGCCCACCCTCGGCGGCATTTCTGGTAATAATAAGGATGTCCCCCACGCTCTGACTTCTTCGCAGGAAGGTTCCAACGTTTTGCCTGAATCGATTCTTCAAAAGCAACTTAAGAAAGAGCAGCCGTTCGAGTCGCTCGAGTTGGAGACGTTTCTGAATTTGTTGCGAACGCACAACATGGTCGCCGCTGCGCCGGGCCGGCTCATGAAGCGGCATGGACTTTCCAGCGCGCAGTACAACATTTTGAAGATCCTCGATTCCCACCACGGGGAAGGCCTTCCCTGTTTGGAAATTGTCCAGCAAATGGTAACCCGTGTTCCCGACATCACACGCCTGGTCGACCGCCTGGCCGAAGCGCAATTAGTCGAACGAAATCGCAGCGAAAGTGATCGACGGGTCGTGATGATCAGCATCACGCAAAAAGGACACGAGTTGGTAGAGACGATTCGCGAACCGCTGATCGAAATCCATCGTCAAAACCTTGCCCACATGACTGAGGAAGAGCTTTCGCAGTTGAACCAACTGCTAGTCAAAGCGCGGGCCAGGGCGGAAGCGACGCCCCTGAGTGACGGTCCGGAATAA
- a CDS encoding carboxypeptidase regulatory-like domain-containing protein — translation MRSVNVFYFALLAGLAFAVGCGGGGDPDVVGVTGTVTMDGEPLPNATVVFVSGQGRPSGAITDEEGKYELNYTGNQRGARIGPNKVQITTAQGPTETMEGEPVAAVPEIVPVKYNDQSELEFEVTADGENVADFDLESK, via the coding sequence ATGCGTTCTGTGAATGTTTTTTACTTCGCACTTCTTGCCGGACTTGCGTTTGCCGTCGGGTGTGGCGGAGGTGGCGATCCTGACGTGGTGGGTGTTACTGGAACCGTGACCATGGATGGAGAGCCATTACCCAACGCCACGGTGGTGTTTGTTTCCGGCCAGGGGAGGCCGTCTGGGGCGATTACCGATGAAGAAGGAAAGTACGAGTTAAACTATACCGGCAACCAGAGAGGCGCCAGGATCGGTCCTAACAAAGTTCAGATTACAACTGCTCAGGGACCAACCGAAACCATGGAAGGTGAGCCAGTTGCGGCTGTGCCTGAAATTGTACCGGTGAAGTACAACGATCAGTCAGAATTGGAATTCGAGGTGACTGCTGACGGTGAAAACGTCGCCGATTTCGACTTAGAGTCGAAGTAG
- a CDS encoding DUF1598 domain-containing protein yields the protein MDLRLLKLFSALSVAMVLLCGNNAFAQTTNNNNTTNINNVASGVYVDPQGVLKMRRANDPTGQLMRQRVQQATAVLAPELNRPSKLRKISLNRLEKAAAEAAAKGGGLPEEMKNLAGLTEIRYVFYYPETKDIVIAGMAEGFVKDLNGVNVGTYTGKATLQLEDLIVALRAYGPYTKGAGHVSVSIDPTKEGLERLNKVIASIPQTSVRPGDTATIVNAMKNALGMQNVSVRGISPNTHFARVMVEADYRMKLIGIGLEQPPVNIPSYVEKARPGSIAANAMQRWWFVPNYDCVMVSEDGLAMQLQGEGVQLVGESEVVTNQGGRQRTNAQDRSSYIFTSTFTKKYPELAEREAVYGQLRDLIDMMICAAYIQEQDYYQQSGFDLGIFADEDGYPVETGNAPQTVETAVNAIWKGNRLLTPIGGGVDIQAKLALTPDNVQTDEKGELTETQKGISLNNLAPGQWWWD from the coding sequence ATGGATTTGCGACTTTTGAAGCTGTTCTCGGCGCTCTCGGTCGCCATGGTGTTGCTCTGTGGAAACAACGCCTTTGCCCAGACCACGAATAACAATAATACAACCAACATCAACAACGTGGCTTCCGGTGTTTACGTTGACCCGCAAGGCGTGTTGAAGATGCGTCGGGCCAACGATCCGACGGGTCAGCTGATGCGTCAACGCGTTCAGCAGGCGACGGCAGTTCTGGCTCCGGAACTGAATCGCCCGAGCAAGCTTCGTAAGATCTCGCTCAACCGTCTCGAAAAGGCTGCCGCCGAAGCTGCTGCCAAGGGTGGCGGACTTCCAGAAGAAATGAAGAACCTCGCCGGTCTTACCGAGATCCGCTACGTTTTCTACTACCCTGAAACCAAAGACATCGTGATCGCCGGTATGGCGGAAGGGTTCGTGAAGGACCTCAACGGAGTCAACGTTGGTACTTACACCGGCAAGGCGACCCTGCAGCTTGAAGACCTGATCGTTGCCCTGCGTGCTTATGGTCCTTATACCAAGGGCGCTGGTCACGTCAGCGTTTCGATCGATCCAACCAAAGAAGGTTTGGAACGTTTGAACAAAGTGATTGCTTCGATCCCGCAGACGAGTGTCCGTCCTGGCGACACTGCGACCATCGTCAACGCGATGAAGAATGCCCTGGGCATGCAGAACGTTTCCGTCCGAGGCATTTCGCCAAACACGCACTTCGCACGCGTGATGGTGGAAGCAGATTACCGGATGAAGCTGATCGGGATTGGCCTGGAACAACCACCAGTCAATATTCCTAGCTACGTCGAGAAGGCCCGCCCAGGTTCGATCGCAGCCAATGCGATGCAGCGATGGTGGTTCGTGCCAAACTACGACTGTGTGATGGTTTCTGAGGATGGTCTGGCGATGCAGTTGCAGGGCGAAGGTGTTCAGTTGGTCGGCGAAAGCGAAGTCGTTACCAACCAAGGTGGTCGCCAGAGGACGAATGCTCAAGATCGCTCTAGCTATATCTTCACCAGCACGTTCACCAAGAAATATCCTGAGCTCGCCGAACGAGAAGCCGTTTATGGTCAGCTGCGTGACCTGATCGACATGATGATCTGTGCCGCTTACATCCAGGAACAAGACTACTACCAACAAAGTGGTTTCGACCTTGGTATCTTCGCTGATGAAGATGGCTACCCAGTCGAAACGGGCAATGCCCCGCAAACCGTGGAAACGGCTGTCAACGCAATCTGGAAGGGCAATCGCCTGCTAACTCCGATCGGTGGCGGTGTCGACATCCAAGCCAAGCTTGCCCTCACCCCAGACAACGTCCAAACGGATGAAAAGGGTGAACTGACCGAAACCCAGAAGGGCATCTCGCTCAACAATCTGGCCCCAGGTCAGTGGTGGTGGGACTAA
- a CDS encoding glycerate kinase — translation MKRTPQQLAEDVQAIWQAGVSAVRSDELVYDAVEVVDDTLFVGESEFYLPAIKRIFVVGGGKAGAGMAIGLQRALGEKLLDEKQVRGLLSVPADCVQELTHIELQAGRPAGQNSPTQKGVEITRRILQMAESMTVHDLCICLISGGGSALLPAPIDGVSLSEKQEITKFLSAAGANIEQLNTVRKQLSRFKGHGLAMACRAGNLVSLIISDVLGDPLDVIASGPTVPNSTTAAHALAVLKKLAADQDPKFASIVKRLSEKAERYPRNDSRTTCSVANYVIGNNAVAVDAAGVEAEKRGYSHVMHCATSMEGQAEDVGMHLLKMAYKMQSEAGPDCLITGGEPVVKLVEDSQRGLGGRNQQLVLAATAEAISQQGAGALEGIAILSGGTDGEDGPTDAAGAWMDASSIHAMQASGLDPAAYLNKNDAYHFFQPLDRLIKTGPTHTNVCDVRVVVVDRVQPQPK, via the coding sequence ATGAAGCGAACCCCTCAGCAACTTGCCGAGGATGTCCAAGCGATTTGGCAAGCCGGCGTCAGTGCAGTTCGTAGTGATGAGTTGGTATACGATGCCGTTGAAGTGGTTGATGATACCCTTTTTGTCGGCGAGTCCGAATTCTATCTGCCGGCGATAAAGCGAATCTTTGTCGTTGGTGGTGGCAAAGCGGGAGCCGGCATGGCAATCGGCCTGCAGAGGGCTCTCGGAGAAAAATTGCTCGACGAAAAGCAGGTGCGCGGTCTACTGAGCGTGCCGGCAGATTGCGTACAAGAGTTGACCCATATCGAACTCCAGGCAGGACGCCCGGCGGGCCAAAACTCGCCCACGCAAAAAGGTGTCGAGATCACACGGCGAATCTTGCAGATGGCCGAATCGATGACCGTGCACGATCTTTGTATTTGCTTGATTTCGGGGGGGGGATCGGCTTTGCTGCCCGCTCCGATTGACGGTGTGAGCCTAAGCGAGAAGCAGGAGATCACCAAATTTCTGAGCGCTGCTGGGGCGAACATCGAGCAGCTGAACACTGTTCGTAAACAGCTGAGCCGATTCAAGGGGCATGGTCTGGCGATGGCCTGTCGCGCGGGCAATCTGGTCAGTTTGATCATCTCGGATGTGCTCGGTGATCCGCTTGACGTGATTGCGTCAGGACCGACCGTGCCAAATTCGACCACGGCAGCTCATGCTTTGGCGGTGCTGAAAAAACTAGCGGCCGATCAAGATCCAAAGTTTGCCTCGATCGTGAAGCGACTCAGCGAAAAGGCCGAGCGTTACCCTCGAAATGATTCACGCACGACATGCAGCGTGGCGAATTACGTGATTGGCAACAACGCCGTAGCCGTTGATGCCGCTGGGGTGGAGGCTGAAAAGCGAGGCTATTCGCATGTGATGCACTGCGCGACCAGCATGGAAGGACAAGCCGAGGACGTCGGGATGCATCTGTTGAAGATGGCTTACAAGATGCAAAGTGAAGCAGGCCCCGATTGTTTGATCACTGGCGGAGAACCAGTCGTCAAATTAGTGGAAGATTCACAACGCGGACTAGGGGGACGAAACCAACAACTTGTCCTCGCCGCGACTGCCGAGGCAATCTCACAGCAAGGTGCCGGGGCCCTCGAGGGAATCGCGATTCTCAGTGGAGGAACCGATGGCGAAGATGGCCCAACCGATGCCGCAGGTGCCTGGATGGATGCCTCGTCTATCCACGCGATGCAAGCGAGCGGCCTCGATCCGGCCGCGTACCTCAATAAGAACGATGCTTATCACTTCTTTCAGCCGCTCGATCGGTTGATCAAAACGGGGCCAACGCATACCAACGTGTGCGACGTCCGTGTGGTGGTGGTCGATCGGGTACAACCGCAGCCAAAGTGA
- the dnaE gene encoding DNA polymerase III subunit alpha: MSQSFVHLHCHSHYSLLDGAGPIPKLVTRAKEHGMNALALTDHGNLHGALQFYNTCKANEINPIIGYEAYIAPGSRLEKSGGMRGSNYHLTLLAQNKIGFKNLIKLASAAYLEGFYFKPRIDKELLEKYNEGIICLSGCVSSEFSKIVMRGTDTAEVIKEASDTAGWFRKLFGERYFVEIMNNGLDIQKMQLDGAVDVANKLGLPLVATSDTHYVDQSDAEAQDILLCVNTGKFRTDASRMKMENDQFYLRSPDDMYASFPGLEDACSRSQEIANTVDIDLELGKRHFPSFKIPGEKTADEYLRELCIQGLKERYEGNDEMLLPNGELSEVVMARLDRELGVISRLGFPNYFLIVWDFVVEARKQNIPATARGSGVGAIVCYALYMSHVCPIKYDLLFERFLDENRLEAPDIDIDFDKERRGMVIKYVKDKYGEANVAQIGTFGTLAARAAIKDVGRAMGLPLDMVNEVTGMVPDQLGIKLKAALEQSEEMQAAYNANPDIRELLNLAMKIEGLARNVGTHAAAVVIADEPLTEYVPLCRVSGKEDIITQWSMNDVEAAGLLKMDFLGLRNLTILRNAIDLIKKVRGEDLDILRLPLDDKASFDLLRRGETKGVFQLESGGIRDLLKRMKPDSFLDIIATNALYRPGPLEGGMVDDYIEVKHGRKEAVYKHQVLKDVLEETNGVMVYQEQVMRILNRLGGIPLAKAYTCIKAISKKKESIIQANREQFLIGAQEKGLSKQEATDFWDMIVKFAGYGFNKSHSTAYALVAYQTAYLKAHYPIEFMAALLSGDISGRNFKTKDSLVEHMEDAERMNIEVAPPDVNNSDEEFTVKDGKIVFALSAIKGCGGGAAEAIVAAREKDGPFTDIYDFCERVDHSQCSKAAIETLIKAGAFDNMGGTRAQYAAALDKAIQSGASALADRKSGQKNLFAAVEDTAEAAKSVVLPDVQPWPDKEKLGYEKECLGFYWSSHPLAEYSRKFEMCCSHRTSNLAGVKDKTEVTLGGMVSSIKLAHTRKARPGSTHTKYANFDLEDVDGGIRCIMWPEDFAKMGEQLRPDGVYIVSGRLDRRGNDDEANLIVNELIPIEDVETRYARGVMVRVDEKTHGESTLGTLVEIVRGYPGNCELRLMLVLGDGRQVALRSKKGVDLSPEMRNRVDELLGEGNFELLLRRPANGGVRNSA, from the coding sequence ATGAGCCAGTCGTTCGTCCATTTGCATTGCCATTCGCATTACAGCCTTCTGGACGGAGCGGGGCCAATCCCCAAACTGGTCACGCGTGCCAAAGAGCACGGAATGAACGCCCTGGCCCTGACCGATCACGGAAATCTGCATGGGGCCTTGCAGTTCTACAACACCTGCAAAGCGAATGAAATCAACCCGATCATTGGGTACGAGGCCTACATCGCCCCCGGAAGTCGCCTGGAGAAATCAGGCGGCATGCGCGGGTCGAATTATCACCTGACGCTACTCGCACAGAACAAGATCGGCTTCAAAAACCTGATCAAGTTGGCCTCAGCGGCTTACCTGGAAGGTTTCTATTTCAAGCCGCGGATCGATAAGGAATTGCTGGAGAAATACAACGAGGGCATCATTTGCCTGAGTGGTTGCGTTTCCAGCGAATTCTCGAAGATCGTGATGCGCGGTACCGATACCGCGGAAGTTATCAAAGAAGCGAGTGATACGGCCGGCTGGTTTCGGAAGCTGTTCGGCGAACGGTATTTCGTCGAGATCATGAACAACGGCCTCGACATCCAGAAGATGCAACTGGACGGTGCCGTCGATGTTGCCAACAAGCTGGGCTTGCCATTGGTTGCCACCAGCGACACGCACTATGTCGACCAAAGCGATGCCGAGGCACAAGATATTCTGCTGTGCGTGAACACGGGTAAATTCCGGACTGACGCCTCACGGATGAAGATGGAGAACGACCAGTTCTACCTCCGTAGTCCGGACGATATGTACGCCAGTTTCCCTGGGCTGGAAGATGCTTGCTCACGCAGCCAGGAAATTGCCAACACGGTCGATATCGATTTGGAACTGGGCAAGCGTCATTTCCCGTCGTTTAAGATCCCTGGCGAGAAGACGGCCGACGAATATCTCCGCGAGCTGTGTATACAAGGGCTGAAAGAACGCTACGAGGGGAACGACGAGATGTTGCTTCCCAACGGCGAGCTAAGCGAGGTCGTGATGGCCCGCTTGGACCGCGAACTCGGCGTGATCAGCCGACTTGGCTTTCCGAACTACTTCCTCATCGTGTGGGATTTCGTGGTGGAAGCCCGGAAGCAGAACATTCCGGCCACGGCTCGTGGTAGCGGTGTGGGCGCGATTGTCTGTTACGCGCTTTACATGAGCCACGTATGCCCGATTAAGTATGACTTGCTGTTCGAGCGATTCCTTGATGAAAATCGCTTGGAAGCCCCTGATATCGATATCGACTTCGATAAAGAACGTCGGGGCATGGTCATCAAATATGTGAAGGATAAGTACGGCGAAGCGAACGTTGCCCAGATTGGTACGTTCGGTACGCTGGCGGCCCGGGCCGCGATTAAAGACGTCGGCCGTGCGATGGGCTTGCCGCTGGATATGGTCAACGAAGTGACCGGCATGGTGCCTGATCAGCTTGGCATCAAGCTGAAAGCGGCACTCGAGCAGAGCGAAGAAATGCAGGCCGCGTACAACGCGAACCCTGACATTCGCGAACTGCTTAACCTGGCGATGAAGATCGAAGGGCTTGCTCGTAACGTCGGGACGCACGCTGCGGCGGTGGTGATCGCCGACGAACCGCTGACCGAATACGTTCCGCTATGCCGCGTTTCGGGCAAAGAAGACATCATCACCCAATGGTCGATGAACGACGTCGAAGCGGCCGGCCTTTTGAAGATGGACTTCCTCGGCCTGCGTAACTTGACGATCCTGCGAAATGCGATCGATCTGATCAAGAAGGTGCGCGGCGAAGACCTCGACATTCTACGACTTCCGCTAGACGACAAAGCCAGCTTTGATTTGCTACGACGTGGCGAAACGAAGGGCGTGTTCCAGTTGGAAAGTGGTGGTATTCGTGATTTGCTCAAGCGAATGAAGCCGGACAGCTTCTTAGATATCATCGCGACGAATGCTCTTTATCGACCTGGTCCGCTGGAAGGCGGGATGGTCGACGACTACATCGAGGTGAAGCACGGTCGGAAGGAAGCCGTGTACAAACACCAGGTGCTGAAAGACGTTCTGGAAGAGACCAACGGTGTGATGGTCTACCAGGAACAGGTGATGCGGATTCTGAACCGCCTAGGCGGTATTCCGCTCGCAAAAGCGTACACCTGTATCAAAGCGATTAGTAAAAAGAAAGAATCGATCATCCAGGCCAACCGGGAACAGTTCCTGATTGGTGCCCAGGAGAAAGGTCTGTCGAAGCAGGAAGCGACTGACTTCTGGGACATGATTGTTAAATTCGCGGGATACGGCTTTAACAAAAGCCACTCGACCGCTTACGCTTTGGTCGCCTATCAAACGGCCTATCTCAAAGCGCACTATCCGATCGAATTCATGGCCGCGCTCCTTTCTGGTGACATCTCAGGGCGTAACTTCAAAACGAAGGATTCCCTGGTCGAGCACATGGAAGACGCCGAGCGGATGAACATCGAAGTTGCTCCGCCTGATGTGAACAACTCGGACGAAGAATTCACCGTTAAAGATGGTAAAATCGTGTTCGCGCTCAGCGCCATCAAGGGCTGCGGTGGCGGCGCTGCCGAAGCAATTGTAGCGGCTCGCGAAAAAGATGGTCCCTTCACCGATATCTACGACTTCTGCGAACGAGTCGATCATTCGCAATGCAGCAAGGCGGCCATCGAAACGCTGATCAAAGCAGGGGCGTTCGACAACATGGGTGGAACGCGTGCCCAGTACGCGGCAGCCCTCGACAAGGCTATCCAGTCAGGCGCATCCGCTCTGGCCGATCGGAAGTCTGGTCAAAAGAACCTGTTTGCCGCAGTCGAAGACACTGCCGAAGCTGCAAAGTCGGTCGTCCTGCCTGACGTTCAACCCTGGCCAGACAAGGAGAAGCTGGGCTACGAGAAGGAGTGCCTTGGTTTCTATTGGTCGAGCCACCCGCTGGCTGAATACTCACGTAAGTTCGAGATGTGCTGTTCGCACCGTACTTCGAATCTCGCCGGCGTGAAAGACAAGACCGAAGTCACACTGGGTGGCATGGTCTCGTCGATTAAGCTGGCACACACGCGGAAAGCTCGCCCCGGCAGCACACATACCAAATACGCCAACTTCGACTTGGAAGACGTCGACGGCGGCATCCGCTGCATCATGTGGCCAGAGGACTTCGCCAAGATGGGCGAGCAACTGCGTCCTGATGGGGTGTATATCGTCTCCGGGCGTCTTGATCGAAGGGGCAACGATGACGAAGCCAACTTGATCGTCAACGAGCTGATTCCGATTGAAGATGTCGAAACTCGGTATGCCCGTGGTGTGATGGTCCGGGTCGACGAGAAAACCCATGGCGAAAGCACCCTGGGCACCCTGGTCGAGATTGTCCGGGGTTATCCTGGAAATTGCGAATTGCGGCTGATGCTGGTCCTGGGAGACGGTCGTCAAGTTGCCTTGCGAAGTAAGAAGGGGGTCGACCTATCGCCGGAAATGAGAAACCGCGTCGACGAGCTTCTCGGGGAAGGAAATTTTGAGTTGCTTCTCAGACGCCCCGCGAACGGCGGGGTGAGAAACTCGGCATAG
- a CDS encoding glutathione peroxidase — protein sequence MAAEDVLKGEVKSLEGKEVDLSQYKGKVVMIVNVASKCGKTPQYEPLQALYEQYGKEGFVVLGFPCNQFRGQEPGTAQDIRTFCTEQYGVTFPMFEKIEVNGDGTTPLYSKLKSFDKDPGDVKWNFEKFLIGRDGEVVARFRTPVEPDDTKVVKAIEAELKKKD from the coding sequence ATGGCCGCAGAAGATGTCCTGAAGGGCGAAGTCAAATCCTTGGAAGGCAAGGAAGTCGATCTTTCACAGTACAAAGGTAAGGTCGTGATGATCGTGAATGTCGCCAGCAAGTGCGGCAAGACGCCTCAATATGAGCCACTGCAAGCGCTGTACGAACAATACGGTAAAGAAGGCTTTGTTGTCCTTGGCTTTCCATGCAACCAGTTCCGCGGCCAAGAACCTGGCACCGCCCAGGACATTCGTACGTTCTGCACCGAACAATACGGTGTGACCTTCCCGATGTTCGAGAAGATCGAAGTCAACGGTGACGGGACGACTCCGCTGTACTCCAAACTGAAAAGCTTCGACAAAGATCCTGGCGACGTGAAATGGAACTTCGAGAAGTTCCTGATCGGTCGTGACGGGGAAGTGGTTGCTCGCTTTCGCACGCCAGTCGAACCAGACGACACCAAGGTTGTGAAAGCAATTGAAGCTGAATTGAAGAAGAAAGACTAG
- a CDS encoding DUF1559 domain-containing protein, with protein MHQILVTQRSARQARGFTLVELLVVIAIIGVLIALLLPAVQQAREAARRMSCSNNLKNLGLALHNYHDTYKSFPIGHQYQGHFDGNPNSEKGGTGFGWAVGLLEYIEQGNQFDRFDPRYPAGENTITGNRVVCQTPLAIFACPSDTKPDQRTDGAIPDSATSSYQGVGTSYNGWSNHKVNQNANRLRFNGVFGRTNRGFETGFKDIIDGTTNTAMLAETRWDMDNNGRNRSRIYCGKDIVDYAQGATNCLMVNGRWALNWTQPDGNPQPHRTAGSQHPGGAQFCFVDGSVKFISDTIQHTATAWNNGNPFDRNNGGANYGVYQRMFSIEDKLVFTQQ; from the coding sequence ATGCACCAGATCTTAGTCACTCAGCGGTCCGCGCGCCAGGCTCGCGGGTTTACTCTGGTCGAGTTGTTAGTGGTAATTGCCATTATTGGGGTGTTAATTGCCTTGTTGTTGCCTGCGGTTCAGCAAGCGCGAGAGGCCGCGCGGCGTATGAGCTGCAGCAATAATTTGAAGAACTTGGGCCTTGCTCTCCACAACTATCACGATACCTACAAGAGCTTCCCCATAGGTCATCAGTATCAAGGACACTTCGACGGCAATCCGAATAGCGAAAAGGGAGGTACAGGCTTTGGTTGGGCTGTCGGACTTCTGGAGTACATCGAACAAGGGAATCAGTTTGATCGCTTTGACCCACGGTACCCGGCTGGTGAAAACACGATCACGGGTAATCGTGTCGTATGTCAGACCCCACTGGCAATCTTCGCTTGCCCTTCCGATACCAAGCCAGATCAACGGACGGACGGAGCAATTCCTGATTCGGCGACCAGTAGTTACCAGGGCGTCGGTACGTCTTACAACGGATGGTCGAATCACAAGGTGAATCAGAACGCGAACCGACTTCGCTTTAATGGAGTGTTCGGTCGTACTAACCGAGGATTTGAAACCGGCTTCAAAGACATTATCGATGGCACCACCAACACCGCGATGCTTGCCGAAACGCGTTGGGACATGGACAACAACGGTCGAAATCGATCACGTATTTACTGTGGGAAGGATATCGTCGACTACGCTCAAGGTGCGACCAACTGCCTGATGGTCAACGGTCGTTGGGCGCTGAACTGGACGCAACCAGATGGAAATCCACAGCCTCATCGCACCGCCGGCAGTCAGCATCCAGGTGGGGCTCAATTCTGCTTTGTCGATGGATCGGTGAAATTTATTAGCGATACCATTCAGCACACGGCGACAGCCTGGAATAACGGTAATCCATTCGATCGTAATAACGGTGGTGCAAACTATGGTGTGTACCAACGCATGTTCTCGATCGAAGACAAGTTAGTATTTACTCAGCAGTAA
- a CDS encoding peptidylprolyl isomerase codes for MKTATIQTNKGTIKLELFDEKVPKTVANFEKLAGEGFYDGLKFHRVIPDFMVQTGCPSGTGTGGPGYKFADEFHPDLKHDGPGILSMANAGPNTNGSQFFITHVETPWLDNKHSVFGKVLEGQDIVDTIEQGDVMEKVTVSEG; via the coding sequence ATGAAAACCGCCACGATCCAGACCAACAAGGGCACCATCAAGCTGGAACTGTTCGACGAAAAAGTCCCCAAGACGGTCGCGAACTTCGAGAAGCTGGCCGGCGAAGGCTTCTACGATGGCCTGAAGTTTCATCGCGTGATTCCCGACTTCATGGTCCAAACTGGTTGCCCTAGTGGAACCGGCACCGGTGGCCCCGGCTACAAATTTGCCGACGAGTTCCATCCTGACTTGAAGCATGACGGACCTGGCATCCTTTCAATGGCCAATGCCGGCCCGAACACCAACGGTTCGCAGTTCTTCATCACCCATGTCGAAACCCCTTGGCTCGACAACAAGCACTCGGTCTTCGGTAAGGTTCTGGAAGGCCAGGACATTGTCGACACGATCGAGCAAGGCGACGTGATGGAAAAGGTCACCGTCAGCGAAGGCTAA
- a CDS encoding transcriptional regulator: MSHANQPIDEQAAAQEELPKDLVELAIMIAKLPSEHREVLEPAVNKVIENSRRRRRIYTLVQEALSQLRLDMKYLMFDLEATRRERDQYKSESGGHDEE; this comes from the coding sequence ATGAGCCACGCCAACCAACCTATCGACGAACAAGCCGCCGCCCAAGAAGAATTGCCGAAGGACCTGGTCGAACTGGCGATCATGATCGCTAAGCTGCCAAGCGAGCACCGCGAAGTGCTGGAACCGGCCGTCAACAAGGTGATCGAGAACAGCCGACGTCGCCGTCGCATTTACACCTTGGTTCAAGAAGCATTGAGCCAGTTGCGGCTCGACATGAAGTACCTGATGTTCGACCTGGAAGCGACCCGTCGCGAACGAGACCAGTACAAATCGGAATCGGGTGGACACGACGAAGAATAA